In Bacillus thuringiensis, the DNA window TTTAGGAAGTATCGGTCATAAAGTAGCGACAATTGAGATGAAATTACGCGGGGAAAAAACGAAAAGTCCGATGCTAAACTTTTTATCTTTCGGAAACTTCAATTCACATTTTAAACCAAATCGTACAAAATTCGATTGGTTATCTTCAGATAATAATCAAGTTGATAAATATATTGCGGATCCGTTATGTGGATTCATTTGTACGACGAGTTTTTATCGAGAATTATTTTCTGGTGTATTAGAAGTAAATAAACTAGAAGCGTTCAAGAAAACACCGAAAAACCTTCCAATACATATTTTTTCAGGAGATCGTGATCCTGTTGGGGATATGGGGAAAGGTGTAAAAGAAGTATATGAAAACTATAAAAAATGTGACGTGAAAGATGTAACACTGCGTTTATATGAAAATGGCAGACATGAAATGTTCCATGAAGTAAATCGAGATGAAGTATTTCAAGATTTGATTTTATGGCTAGATAAGCATATTGTATGAGAAGAAACCTCACTTTTTTGAAGTGAGGTTTCTTTAAGGAGATGGAGGAATAGTTATGAGTGAATTTGTAAATAAAGAATATGTAGAAATAGATTTTCAAGATGTTTTGATTAAAGAAGAGGAATTGAAAAATTGTACTTTCATAAAATGCCGTTTTAGAGGGATAGATGCATCAGAAGTTTCTACTGAAAATTGTAATTTCATAGAATGTGATTTTACCGGTGCTCTTTTTAACGCTTCTATCCATCAAGGAACTA includes these proteins:
- a CDS encoding alpha/beta hydrolase, with product MNVQESFVTALDGSEIYLRKWLPEGEPKGIIQIAHGMTEHAGVYTDFIAALLEAGYGVYAHDHKGHGKTVKREEDYGHFEPNVGWSKAVSDVIFVSETIRKEQTCPLFLLGHSMGSFLSRRAVQLKGELYDGFLISGTGGNPGILGSIGHKVATIEMKLRGEKTKSPMLNFLSFGNFNSHFKPNRTKFDWLSSDNNQVDKYIADPLCGFICTTSFYRELFSGVLEVNKLEAFKKTPKNLPIHIFSGDRDPVGDMGKGVKEVYENYKKCDVKDVTLRLYENGRHEMFHEVNRDEVFQDLILWLDKHIV